The Candidatus Sulfotelmatobacter sp. region AGCGGGGATGCTGCCGGCGCTCTATCTGCGCGGGCTTGTAGGCGTCGGCGAACGTGGAAGGTAGAGCGATATCCCAGAGAGGTTTTTCCGGGGAGATGTTCAGCAATCCGACGTGGCCCGCTTTGGGTGTGCCCGGTTTGCCGACCCATTTGACGCGGAAGTGGACTCGATTGGTGCCATAGGTCAGGCCGATGATCTCGTTGACGGCGAGTTCGGGTTGCACGGCGGCCAGTTCGGCTCCAGTGCGGCTGATGTTGACGGTGATGGCTTTTTGAGAAAAGGTCGAGCCGGCGCGGTCGGTGCCGAATATGCGCACCGGCAACTGCACTTCCAGGCGAGGATCGTTACGCTTGCCCATGGTGGAGGGCTGTGGTTCGTGATGATTGAGTGTAGAGGAGAAGAGTCGTAAATGGGCGTAACTAGAGAGCATCGGGGGGAACCAGGCGCACCACTGACCAGTTTGGCAGTGATCCCGGAGCGGCTCGCTTCGCATCGCCGGACGACCGAAGGCGGCCGTCAGCCACATGAGCGTCTCCGCCACCAAGTTTAATTTAGTTTCAACGTTTTCAGGTATTCACGGAAGGGGGCACCGAGATCATTGCGCTTTAGGGCGAATTCCACTGTGGCTTTGAGGAAGCCTAGTTTGTCGCCGGTATCGTAGCGGCGGCCTTCGTAGACGTAGGCGTACATTTTTTCCTGCTTGAGCAGCATGCGCATGCCGTCGGTGAGTTGCAGCTCGCCGCCGGCGCCGGCTTGCGTTCTGGCGAGGCAATCGAAGACGGCGGGAGTGAGGATGTAGCGGCCGATGATGGCGAGGTTCGACGGGGCTTCTTCGGGCTTCGGCTTTTCGACCATGTTGCGGATTTCGAAGAGGCGGCCGTTGAAGCCTTCGGCGGGCTGGGCGTCGAAGACTCCGTAGGAGGAAATCATTTTGCCTTCGACCACTTGGGCGGCGATGACGGAACATTGTTTCTGGTCGAAGACATCGACCATCTGCTTGAGACAGGGGACGGGATTATCGATGACATCGTCGGCGAGCAGGACGGCGAAAGGCTCGTTTCCGACGAGTTCACGGGCCATGAGGACAGCGTGGCCGAGTCCAAGGGCTTCTTTCTGGCGGACGTAGGCGACATGCATCATGTCGGAAATGCTGCGCACGATTTTGAGCAGATCGATCTTGTGGCGCTCCTCGAGCATTTTTTCGAGTTCGTAGCTGACGTCAAAATGATCTTCGATGGCCTGCTTGCCGCGGCCGGTGATGATGAGGATCTGGTCGCAGCCGGAGGCCATAGCCTCTTCGACGCCGTATTGAATGATCGGCTTGTCGACGATGGGCAGCATTTCCTTGGGCTGAGCTTTGGTGGCTGGCAGAAAGCGGGTGCCCAGGCCGGCGGCGGGGAATACGGCTTTGCGGACTTTCATCATGCGGGAGTCGGTCGTTAGTCGTCGGTCTTCGGTCTTCGGTCTTCGCGAACGCGGTGCTGGATCATTGTAAATGGTGGCATTTGCAGGTGGCGAACTAGGCCGCGCTATGGCCAGTCTTGGGAAGCGTGTCGGATGCGAAGGACGTTAACTTGGTTGTCGGCGACTTCGTAGACAACGATGAACGACCAAGGCGGAAAGACTAGTTCGCGAGTGTCGGGCGCAAGACCCTTGCGGCCGCGGTTCGGGAATTGTCGAAGTCAGCGATTGCGGTGTAAATGGTCCTGGCGACTCGTTGCGCGGCGGCGGAATTGTCCTGGCGGATACGTTCGACGATCGCCGCAAAGTCGTCTGCCGCTTTTGGCGTCCAGCGAACACGAGTCACGGGCGAAACATTCGCTCGATGCGCTCAACGACTTCATCGTGTTCCAATAGATCGCCGCGTCGAGCGCTCGCGCGGCCTTCCTCGACGGCAGCCAGGAACCGCTCGTCATAATCGAGCATCCGGTCGATGCCCTCTTGCACCAGCTGTTTCGGGTCTTTGCCTGTGCGCGCGGCTACTTCATGCAGACGGGATTGTTGCTCGGGAGTGAAATGCACTTCCATGCTGCTCAGACTAGGACTTTGGCGACGGGCGTGTCAAGAAACGGCATTCCCGCTTGTTTTGGTTCCCATTCCAGATGCGGTTTCTTCTGCGGCCAGTTGCTCCAGGACTGTGCGGAGGGCACGGAGGACTTCTTCTGGGGCGGTCGCCTTCAGGACAAATTTCAGCATGCCGTCTGGGGTGAACTGCGCGCCGCGCTGGGTGGAGACGAATTTGGCGAGTTGCTCGGGATCGACGGCGGCGTTCTGGCGGAACTTGAAAGTCACGGAGTCGCGCTTGCGCTCGATGGCGTTGACGCCGACGCGCGTGCAGAGCAGCTTGAGGCTGGCGTAGTCGAGCAGATTGCGGACGGCGGCGGGCGGCGGGCCGTAACGGTCTTTTATTTCAAGCTCGACATCCTCGAGCTTCGATTCTGACTCGACAGCCGCTACGCGCTTGTACATTTGCAGGCGCTGATTTTCTTCCGGAATGTAATCCGACGTGATGCGGATGTTGAGTCCGAGATTGAGTTGAGTTTCGGCTTCGTCGGGACCGGCTTCGCCTTTCATCTCGCGGACGGCGCGCTCTAGCATTTGCGTGTAGAGTTCGAAGCCGATGGCTTCGATGTGTCCGCTTTGTTCGCCGCCTAAGAGATTTCCTGCGCCGCGGAGTTCCAAATCTAATGCGGCGATTTTGAATCCGGCGCCGAGGTCGGAGAATTCTTTTAACGCTGCGAGACGGCGGCGGGCGATCGGGGTCAGCTCGACTTCTTTTGGGATCAGCAAATACGCGTACGCACGGCGATTGGAGCGGCCGACGCGGCCGCGGAGCTGGTAGAGCTCGGAGAGGCCGAGGCGGTCGGCACGATTGATGAGGATGGTGTTGCAGAGCGGGATGTCGAGGCCGTTCTCGATGATGGTGGTGGCGACGAGGATGTCGGCTTCGTGGTGCATGAAGCTGAGCATCACTTTTTCGAGTTCCGACTCGCCCATCTGGCCGTGGCCGACAATGATCTTCGCTTTCGGAATTAATTCCTGGAGCTTGGCGGCGATTTCCCAGATGGTGTCGACGCGGTTGTGAACGAAGTAAACCTGGCCGCCGCGTTCGAGTTCCTGTTCAATCGAGGATTGGATCAGTTTGTCGTCCCAACTGGCGACGACGGTTTGAATCGCCATGCGATCCTTGGGCGGAGTCTCGATGACGCTCATGTCGCGCAGGCCGACCAGCGACATGTGCAGAGTGCGCGGGATGGGCGTGGCCGACATGGTGAGCACGTCGACTTGTTTGCGCATTTGTTTAATGCGCTCTTTGTGGCGGACACCGAAGCGCTGTTCTTCGTCGACGATGAGGAGGCCGAGGTCGGCGAACTTGAGATCCTTGGAGAGGATGCGATGGGTGCCGATGAGGATGTCGATTTTTCCGGCTTCGGCTTTTTGCAGAATTTCTTTTTGCTGCTTCGGATTGCGGAAGCGGCTGATCATTTCGATGGTGACGGGGAACGGGCCGAAGCGCTGCTTGAAAGTTTCGTAGTGCTGGAAGGCGAGGACCGTGGTGGGGGCGAGGACCGCGACTTGTTTGTTGTCGCCGACGGCCTTGAAAGCGGCGCGCATGGCGACTTCCGTCTTGCCGTAGCCGACATCGCCGCAGAGCAGGCGGTCCATGGGCTGGGTGGATTCCATGTCGCGGGTGACGTCGGCGATGGCCTGGGCCTGGTCTTCGGTTTCGTTGAACTCGAAGGCATCTTCGAACTCGCGAACGAATTCGTTGCCGGCGGGAAAGGAATGTCCGACGGCCATTTTTCTTTCCGCGTAAAGTTTCAGGAGTTCGTCGGCCATATCTTTCATGGCCTTTTTCACGCGGGCTTTGGTCTTGGCCCAAGACTGCGTGCCGAGATGGCTGAGCGCTGGCTTGGCCCCTTCGGACGAACGGTATTTCTGGATCAGATCGAGGCGCGTCAGCGGAACGTAGAGGCGCGCGCCTTCGGCGTATTCGAGCAGCATGAACTCGGCGTTGCCGTCGCCCTGATTGATTTCTTTCAGACCTTGATATTGACCGATGCCGTGCTCGACGTGGACGACGTAGTCTCCGACTTGCAGGTCGCGGAAGTCGGAGAGGAAGGCGGAGACTTTCGATTTCTGGCGGCCGGGCCGCGCAGTAACGTTGTCGGATTCGTCGAACAGATCGCGAGCGCCGAAGATGGCGAGATGGGCGTCGGGAAAAAGAACGCCGTCGGGGACGTAGGCTTTGGCGAGGGTGGTGGTGAGGACTTCTCCGGCGAAATAGCTCGTTTCGTCGGCATAACTTTCGCCGCCGCGAGTGCGGCTGCCGAGACGGAAGCTGACGTTGTATTCGGTGAAAATGTCCGCGAGACGTTCAACTTCGCCGGTGTTGGGGACGGAGAACAGAACCTGATTCCCTGCTCCGGTGAGTTTCTGGACTTCTTCGAGCATGGACGGAACTGCGCCGTGGAAGCGGGGAGTGGGCTGAGTAAGGAATGTGACTAGCTCCTCGTCTGCGTTATGGGTGATGCCGAGATGTTCGATGTCGGCTCCGGTGAGGGTCGCGATTTTTGTCCACCAGTTTTCTGGCGGGAGATAGAGGTCCACAGGGCGGACTAAATTTCCTACGCCGCTGCGCTCGTGGGCTTCTTCGACGCGCAACCAGAAGCGATCGAACTCGGTGCGGAGAAGATCGGGTTCGTCGAGCAGGACGGCCGCGTTAGGAAGTAAATCGAAAACGCTACGGTCGGCTCCGGCTACGGGAGCGTAAAACTCCCAGCCGGGGAAGACGGTTACGCCGCCGGACTTGACGGCGGCTTCGACGATTTCTTCGCTGGTGCCGGCG contains the following coding sequences:
- the mfd gene encoding transcription-repair coupling factor, with protein sequence MLLPFVRELFADVEMLPAFTRVASHLREGTGRIRVSGISATAKALLLVLLRRHADRPLIVVVNDNRVVEDFVPILQGFCELTAAADPDAVVSLPARDVLPFQNLSPHPELQEERATALWKIATGKANIVVTPIAATAILQRSADYYTDLARILRRGESFDVDNLLAHLNTVGYTAADVVEMPGEYALRGGILDVYSPEAERPVRIEFFGDEVESIRRFDPTSQRSSNPLDEALLLPLTETPVSDHLLGAIHTRLSGKRIAGTSEEIVEAAVKSGGVTVFPGWEFYAPVAGADRSVFDLLPNAAVLLDEPDLLRTEFDRFWLRVEEAHERSGVGNLVRPVDLYLPPENWWTKIATLTGADIEHLGITHNADEELVTFLTQPTPRFHGAVPSMLEEVQKLTGAGNQVLFSVPNTGEVERLADIFTEYNVSFRLGSRTRGGESYADETSYFAGEVLTTTLAKAYVPDGVLFPDAHLAIFGARDLFDESDNVTARPGRQKSKVSAFLSDFRDLQVGDYVVHVEHGIGQYQGLKEINQGDGNAEFMLLEYAEGARLYVPLTRLDLIQKYRSSEGAKPALSHLGTQSWAKTKARVKKAMKDMADELLKLYAERKMAVGHSFPAGNEFVREFEDAFEFNETEDQAQAIADVTRDMESTQPMDRLLCGDVGYGKTEVAMRAAFKAVGDNKQVAVLAPTTVLAFQHYETFKQRFGPFPVTIEMISRFRNPKQQKEILQKAEAGKIDILIGTHRILSKDLKFADLGLLIVDEEQRFGVRHKERIKQMRKQVDVLTMSATPIPRTLHMSLVGLRDMSVIETPPKDRMAIQTVVASWDDKLIQSSIEQELERGGQVYFVHNRVDTIWEIAAKLQELIPKAKIIVGHGQMGESELEKVMLSFMHHEADILVATTIIENGLDIPLCNTILINRADRLGLSELYQLRGRVGRSNRRAYAYLLIPKEVELTPIARRRLAALKEFSDLGAGFKIAALDLELRGAGNLLGGEQSGHIEAIGFELYTQMLERAVREMKGEAGPDEAETQLNLGLNIRITSDYIPEENQRLQMYKRVAAVESESKLEDVELEIKDRYGPPPAAVRNLLDYASLKLLCTRVGVNAIERKRDSVTFKFRQNAAVDPEQLAKFVSTQRGAQFTPDGMLKFVLKATAPEEVLRALRTVLEQLAAEETASGMGTKTSGNAVS
- the galU gene encoding UTP--glucose-1-phosphate uridylyltransferase GalU, with translation MMKVRKAVFPAAGLGTRFLPATKAQPKEMLPIVDKPIIQYGVEEAMASGCDQILIITGRGKQAIEDHFDVSYELEKMLEERHKIDLLKIVRSISDMMHVAYVRQKEALGLGHAVLMARELVGNEPFAVLLADDVIDNPVPCLKQMVDVFDQKQCSVIAAQVVEGKMISSYGVFDAQPAEGFNGRLFEIRNMVEKPKPEEAPSNLAIIGRYILTPAVFDCLARTQAGAGGELQLTDGMRMLLKQEKMYAYVYEGRRYDTGDKLGFLKATVEFALKRNDLGAPFREYLKTLKLN
- a CDS encoding PilZ domain-containing protein, whose amino-acid sequence is MGKRNDPRLEVQLPVRIFGTDRAGSTFSQKAITVNISRTGAELAAVQPELAVNEIIGLTYGTNRVHFRVKWVGKPGTPKAGHVGLLNISPEKPLWDIALPSTFADAYKPAQIERRQHPRFRCQNSVEIHARSGASFRGTLADLSLGGFYIDMPLPVEPAAKLRVDMWLGQDKVSAEAEVAHKTANVGVGIRFLQISDRDLDLIRAFLNQLSPLARKPILGASGRSNPSK